One genomic window of Nicotiana sylvestris chromosome 10, ASM39365v2, whole genome shotgun sequence includes the following:
- the LOC138880505 gene encoding uncharacterized mitochondrial protein AtMg00860-like — MTPRCCTYCWINMIVCLKNLWNFPHLEAYLRKFILVFFDDILIYSKGWQDHLQHLEMVFNLMMEHKLLVMKCKCSFGVSKIEYLGRFIVANGVSTDPQKITAVKQWPKPENIKQLRGFLGLGGYYRRFIKNYGLISKPLTDLLKKDGFYWNTEADQAFIKLKGALTSHPVLALPDFNKVFVVETDASGKGVGVVLMQEGHPISFLSNNRWLCQCTIASYLLW; from the exons ATGACACCAAGATGTTGCACGTATTGTTGGATAAATATGATTGTTTGTTTGAAGAACCTATGGAATTTCCCCCATTTAGAG GCTTATTTGCGCAAGTTTATCTTGGTTTTCTTCGACGATATTCTGATATATAGCAAGGGATGGCAAGATCATTTGCAACACTTGGAGATGGTGTTCAATTTAATGATGGAACATAAATTGCTTGTAATGAAGTGTAAATGTTCATTTGGAGTATCTAAGATTGAGTACTTAGGCCGTTTTATTGTAGCAAATGGAGTCTCTACTGATCCACAGAAGATTACAGCAGTCAAACAATGGCCAAAGCCTGAAAATATCAAGCAATTGAGAGGATTCTTGGGCCTTGGCGGCTATTACAGGAGATTCATCAAGAATTATGGCCTTATAAGCAAGCCCTTGACTGACTTATTGAAAAAGGATGGATTCTATTGGAATACAGAAGCTGATCAAGCCTTTATCAAACTTAAAGGTGCTCTTACTTCACATCCTGTTTTAGCATTACCTGATTTCAATAAGGTATTTGTGGTGGAAACTGATGCAAGTGGAAAAGGAGTGGGAGTTGTACTTATGCAAGAAGGTCATCCTATATCCTTCTTAAGCAACAACAGATGGCTTTGTCAGTGTACGATAGCGAGTTACTTGCTTTGGTGA